TACGGGGAGATTGACAAGGCGCCGGAGGAGCGTGCGCGGGGGATTACGATCAATACGGCGCACGTGGAGTACGAGACGGCGAAGCGGCACTATTCGCACGTGGATTGTCCTGGGCACGCGGACTACATCAAGAACATGATTACGGGTGCGGCCCAGATGGACGGGGCGATTTTGGTGGTATCGGCGGCGGACGGTCCGATGCCGCAGACGCGGGAGCACATTTTGTTGGCGCGGCAGGTGGGGGTGCCGTACATTGTGGTGTTCATGAATAAGGTGGACATGGTGGACGATCCCGAGCTTTTGGACCTGGTGGAGATGGAGGTTCGGGATTTGTTGAACCAGTACGAGTTTCCTGGGGATGAGGTGCCGGTGATTCGCGGGAGTGCGTTGTTGGCGTTGGAGCAGATGCACCGGAATCCTCAGACGAAGCGAGGGGAGAACGAGTGGGTGGATCGGATTTGGGCGTTGTTGGATGCGATTGACGAGTACATTCCCACGCCGGAGCGGGACGTGGACAAGCCGTTCTTGATGCCTGTGGAGGACGTGTTTACGATTACGGGGCGTGGGACGGTGGCTACTGGGCGGATTGAGCGCGGGAAGGTGAAGGTTGGGGACGAGGTGGAGATTGTGGGGCTATCTCCGGAGACGCGGAAGACGGTGGTGACGGGTGTGGAGATGCACCGGAAGACGCTGCAGGAGGGGATAGCTGGGGACAATGTGGGGTTGTTGTTGCGCGGGGTAAGCCGGGAGGAGGTGGAGCGGGGGCAGGTGTTGGCGAGGCCTGGGAGCATTACGCCG
This genomic interval from Thermus sp. LT1-2-5 contains the following:
- the tuf gene encoding elongation factor Tu; translation: YGEIDKAPEERARGITINTAHVEYETAKRHYSHVDCPGHADYIKNMITGAAQMDGAILVVSAADGPMPQTREHILLARQVGVPYIVVFMNKVDMVDDPELLDLVEMEVRDLLNQYEFPGDEVPVIRGSALLALEQMHRNPQTKRGENEWVDRIWALLDAIDEYIPTPERDVDKPFLMPVEDVFTITGRGTVATGRIERGKVKVGDEVEIVGLSPETRKTVVTGVEMHRKTLQEGIAGDNVGLLLRGVSREEVERGQVLARPGSITPHTKFEASVYVLKKEEGGRHTGFFTGYRPQFYFRTTDVTGVVELPPGVEMVMPGDNVTFTVELIKPVALEEGLRFAIREGGRTVGAGVVTKILE